In Streptomyces sannanensis, the DNA window GAGCAGCTCCACGTCGAGCGCGGCATAGCGCAGCCACGGCTCGGGCAGCGGCCGGGTCGACCAGTCGACGGCGGAGTGCCCCTTCTCCAGCGCGTAGCCGAGAACGGACTCGACCATGGCGCCGAGGCCGACTCGGGGGAAGCCGGCCAGTCGTCCGGCCAGTTCCGTGTCGAACAGCCGGTTCGGGATCATGCCTATCTCACGCAGGCAGGGCAGGTCCTGGGTGGCCGCGTGGAGGATCCATTCGGTGTCCGCGAGCACGGCGCCCAGTCCGGAGAGGTCGGGGCAGCCCACCGGGTCGATCAGGGCGCTGCCCGCGCCCTCGCGGCGCAGCTGGACGAGGTAGGCCTTCTGTCCGTAGCGGTAGCCGGAGGCCCGCTCGGCGTCCACGGCCACCGGGCCGGTGCCGGCGGCGAACGCGGCGATCACCTCGTCGAGGGCTTCCTGGGTGGCCACCACCGGCGGGATGCCCTCGCGGGGCTCCAGCAAGGGAATCGGCACCCCATCGACTGCGACGCCGTCGTCCGGGGGGCCGCCCCCGGTGGTGCGCAGTGCTGTCTCTGCTGCGGTCTCTTGGGCGTCGGTCACCTGTCAAGAGTATCTGTGTGTGAGCGGCGCCCGCCGACGGAACGTTCCGTCGGCGGGCGCCCGCGTCTCAGTCATCTATTTCCGGGAGGTCCCCCGGCCCCCCGGGTCAGTGGATGATCCCGGTACGGAGGGCGACGGCCACCATTCCGGCACGGTCGCCGGTGCCGAGCTTGCGGGCGATACGCGCCAGATGGCTCTTCACGGTGAGGGCGGACAGACCCATGGAGACGCCGATGGCCTTGTTCGACTGGCCCTCGGCCACCAGCCGCAGCACCTCCACCTCCCGGCCGGACAGCTCGCGGTAGCCGCCGGGGTGGCTCGGGGTGCCGGGGGGACGGCGGTGCAGCCGGGCGGCGCCGATGGGGGCGGCGCCGGGGCGGGTGGGGTGCCCGATGTTCGTACGCGTACCGGTGACGACATAACCCTTGACCCCGCCGGCGAGGGCATTGCGGACGGCGCCGATGTCGTCGGCGGCAGAGAGGGCGAGGCCGTTGGGCCAGCCGGCGGCGCGGGTCTCGGACAGCAGGGTCAGTCCGGAGCCGTCGGGCAGGTGGACGTCGGCAACGCAGATGTCGCGAGGGTTGCCGATGCGGGGACGGGCCTCCGCCATGGACGACGCCTCGATGACGTCACGCACTCCGAGGGCCCACAGATGGCGGGTGACGGTGGAGCGGACGCGCGGGTCGGCCACGACGACCATGGCGGTCGGCTTGTTCGGGCGGTAGGCGACCAGGCTTGCGGGCTGCTCGAGGAGAACGGACACCAGGCCTCCTGGGGGAGTTACGGGACGGGCCGGCTCGGGGAGAAGCGGGCGGACCGTATGGGTAGGGTCACTGACTCTTCGGCAGTAAACCGGTGTCCCTTTAGGGAAAGATCACGATTTGGTGAGTAACAATTCAGGCAATTCGGACGCGCGATCGATCATCCGAAGACAGAAGCGCTCGTGAAGGAGCGTCACGGCGCCCGAGGGCCGCGCCGCTGCGGCAGCGACACCACTCCGCTGTCCACCGCTCCGGACGGCGGCAACCCCGCGACCTGGCACAGCAGATCGCACCAGGCCGCCAGATGCGCGGCCGTGTCCGGCACCCCGCCGAGCCCCTCGCGCGGTGTCCAGGACGCCCGGATCTCGATCTGCGTCGAGGACATGCGCTCCGCCAGCCCGCCGAAGTAGTACGAGCCGGCGCGCGTGACCGTACCGCTCGCCTCGCCGCACGTCAGCCCCCGCGCCTCGTGTGCCCCCGTCAGCCAGGACCAGCAGACCTCCGGCAGCAGCGGGTCCGTCGCCATCTCCGGCTCCAGCTCCGCCCGTACGAGCGTGACCAGCCGGAACCTGCCCTGCCAGGCCTCGTGCCCCGCCGGGTCGTACAGCAGCACCAGACGGCCGTCCGCCAACTCCTCCCCGTCCTTGACGACTGCCGCCTCCATGGCGTAAGCGTGCGGGGCCAGCCGCTGTGGTGGGCGGGTCCGCTCGGTCTCCACCTCGGGCCGAAGCCGCGCCGAGAGCAACGCGTCGACGGCATGGCGGAACGGCAGCGGGACGGAACTCGCCTCTGTGCCGTCCACGCTGCCGTTCGCGCCATCGGCGCCATCAGATGTTTGTCCCTGAGCCGCAGCCATGCGGGGAAGAGTAGGCGGAAGCGGGCCCGCGCGCAGGGAGGACACCCTGGCCGCGCCCACCTCCGCGGCACACATGCGAAGATTCGTGACGTGAGTGCCAACGACTGCCCTTCGGGCCAGCAGACGAAGACGTACAATTCCGCCTTCCTGAAGGCGTGCCGGCGGGAACCGGTGCCGCACACGCCCGTCTGGTTCATGCGGCAGGCCGGCCGTTCGCTGCCGGAGTACCTCAAGGTGCGCGAGGGCATCCCCATGCTCGAGTCCTGCATGCGGCCCGAACTGGTCACCGAGATCACGCTCCAGCCCGTGCGCCGTCACAAGGTCGACGCCGCGATCTACTTCAGCGACATCGTCGTACCGCTCAAGGCCATCGGCATCGACCTCGACATCAAGCCGGGCGTCGGCCCCGTCGTCGCCGAGCCGATCCGTCGCCGCGCCGACCTGGAGCGGCTGCGCGATCTGACGCCCGAGGACATCTCGTACGTCACCGAGGCCATCGGCATGCTCACCGCCGAACTCGGCAGCACGCCGCTCATCGGCTTCGCCGGCGCGCCCTTCACCCTCGCCAGCTACCTCGTCGAGGGCGGGCCGTCGCGCAACCACGAGCACACCAAGGCGCTGATGTACGGCGACCCGCAGCTGTGGGCCGACCTGCTCGACCGGCTCGCCGGCATCACCGCCGCCTTCCTCAAGGTCCAGATCGAGGCCGGCGCATCCGCGGTGCAGCTCTTCGACTCCTGGGTCGGCGCGCTCGCCCCCGCGGACTACCGGCGGTCCGTCATGCCGGCCTCCGCGAAGGTCTTCGACGCGGTGGCCTCGTACGGCGTCCCGCGCATCCACTTCGGCGTCGGCACCGGTGAGCTCCTCGGCCTCATGGGCGAGGCCGGCGCGGACGTCGTCGGCGTCGACTGGCGTGTCCCGCTGGACGAGGCGGCCCGCCGCGTCGGTCCCGGCAAGGCGCTCCAGGGCAACCTCGACCCGGCCGTTCTCTTCTCCACCCCCGAGGCGATCGAGGCCAAGACCCGCGAGATCCTGGACGCGGCGGCGGGTCTGGAGGGCCACGTCTTCAACCTCGGCCACGGCGTCCTGCCGACGACGAACCCCGACGCCCTGACCCGTCTCGTGGAGTACGTCCACACACAGACGGCCCGCTAGTCCCTGTCAGGCCGGACGGGCTCAATGCGGGCCCGTCCGGCGATCGCGGGCGGACACACCGGCCGGCCGGGCGTGGCGTTCCGCTCGGTGACCTCGCCGCCGACCCATGTACGGGATGCCGCACGCGGAGAACGACGAGAAGTGGCCCCGCCCGAAGGCGACGATCTCCAGCTCGTCAGGGCCCTTCAGTCTGCGGGCCTGGGACGCGGCGGACATCCCCGCCGCGTCACCGCCGATGACCACCAGTCGCTCCGCCGCCATGCCGCGTCCCTCCGCCGTCGGGTCAGTCCTGCTCCTCCTCGGTAGGTACGTAACGGGGCAGCCCGGGATTCCCGGGATTCGCCTGCGCGGGGACGGGCGCGGTGCGCTTCGGCAGCCGGGGGCGTACCAGCAGCCGCCACAGGGCGAACAGCAGCGCCAGCGCCGCGGCGAACGGCAGTACCGCGCCGAGCACCACCGCGATCCACTTCACGGTGGTGAGGAAGGCGTCCCAGCCGCCGCCGAGCGCGTCGAGGAAGCCGGGGTCGCCCTCGGTCTCCTCGGCGAGCGGCTCGGTCTCGGAGAGGGCGAGGCTGATCGTGGCCATGCCGGTGCGGTCCTTGAGCGACGCCTGCTGGGCGAGCAGCGCCTCGAGCTCCGCCTGACGCCTGCTCAGTTCGCCCTCGAGTGTCACCACATCGCTCAGCTTCGTGGCCCGGCCCATCATCTCCTGGACGCGCGCCACGCTGGCCCGCTGCGTCCTGACCCGGCTGTCCACGTCGACGACCTGGTCGGTGACGTCCTTGGCCTCCGAGCTACGGGACAGCAACTTGCCGGTCCCGGAGAGCTTTGCGAGGACGCTGTCGTACTGGTCCTGCGGGACGCGCAGCACGACGGTCGAGGCGACATGGCCCTCGTCGTCGCGCTCGGTGGACTCGTTGCCGACGAAGCCGCCGGCGCTCAGGGCGACCGTACGGGCCTTGGCGAGCGCCTTCGACGCGTCGTCGACCTGCACGCTGATCTCGGCGGTACGGATGAGCTGGGGCGCGACCTTGACGGGCTTCTGCGCCCGCGCGGCGCCGTCGCCCGGCTGCGGCGCCTGCCTTTCACCCGCCGGAGGAGCACCGTGGGCGCCGCTTCCCCCTTTGCTGTCGGCCGCCGAGCCGTCGGTCAACGACTTCTCGCTGCCGACGTCGTTCGCGCCGCAGCCGGCGATCGCCAGCGTCGCGGTGAGCAGGACGGCCGCGAGAGCCGTCCTCGGCCCGCGCCGGGACGTGCGTACTGCACGCATCATCGGTCCCCCCAAGGATGGTGATGGATGTTGCCGGTTCGACGTGTGAGGCCTGAGTCCGGGTTGCCCTTCTGCGGTTCCGAACCGGTCACGGTCAGGACTCGGAAAGGGCTCTGAGAGAGTGGACCCATGAACACCGCGGACACACGCACACGTCATGTCGTCGTCATCGGGGGCGGCATCTCCGGTCTGGCGGCGGCCCACCGCCTCCTCGAAGCGGGCGC includes these proteins:
- a CDS encoding response regulator transcription factor; its protein translation is MSVLLEQPASLVAYRPNKPTAMVVVADPRVRSTVTRHLWALGVRDVIEASSMAEARPRIGNPRDICVADVHLPDGSGLTLLSETRAAGWPNGLALSAADDIGAVRNALAGGVKGYVVTGTRTNIGHPTRPGAAPIGAARLHRRPPGTPSHPGGYRELSGREVEVLRLVAEGQSNKAIGVSMGLSALTVKSHLARIARKLGTGDRAGMVAVALRTGIIH
- a CDS encoding DUF3000 domain-containing protein, whose protein sequence is MAAAQGQTSDGADGANGSVDGTEASSVPLPFRHAVDALLSARLRPEVETERTRPPQRLAPHAYAMEAAVVKDGEELADGRLVLLYDPAGHEAWQGRFRLVTLVRAELEPEMATDPLLPEVCWSWLTGAHEARGLTCGEASGTVTRAGSYYFGGLAERMSSTQIEIRASWTPREGLGGVPDTAAHLAAWCDLLCQVAGLPPSGAVDSGVVSLPQRRGPRAP
- the hemE gene encoding uroporphyrinogen decarboxylase; translation: MSANDCPSGQQTKTYNSAFLKACRREPVPHTPVWFMRQAGRSLPEYLKVREGIPMLESCMRPELVTEITLQPVRRHKVDAAIYFSDIVVPLKAIGIDLDIKPGVGPVVAEPIRRRADLERLRDLTPEDISYVTEAIGMLTAELGSTPLIGFAGAPFTLASYLVEGGPSRNHEHTKALMYGDPQLWADLLDRLAGITAAFLKVQIEAGASAVQLFDSWVGALAPADYRRSVMPASAKVFDAVASYGVPRIHFGVGTGELLGLMGEAGADVVGVDWRVPLDEAARRVGPGKALQGNLDPAVLFSTPEAIEAKTREILDAAAGLEGHVFNLGHGVLPTTNPDALTRLVEYVHTQTAR
- a CDS encoding DUF4349 domain-containing protein, yielding MRAVRTSRRGPRTALAAVLLTATLAIAGCGANDVGSEKSLTDGSAADSKGGSGAHGAPPAGERQAPQPGDGAARAQKPVKVAPQLIRTAEISVQVDDASKALAKARTVALSAGGFVGNESTERDDEGHVASTVVLRVPQDQYDSVLAKLSGTGKLLSRSSEAKDVTDQVVDVDSRVRTQRASVARVQEMMGRATKLSDVVTLEGELSRRQAELEALLAQQASLKDRTGMATISLALSETEPLAEETEGDPGFLDALGGGWDAFLTTVKWIAVVLGAVLPFAAALALLFALWRLLVRPRLPKRTAPVPAQANPGNPGLPRYVPTEEEQD